The following DNA comes from Pseudodesulfovibrio alkaliphilus.
CGTTGTCCTCCACCTGGATGAAGACCCTGTCCTGGTCGCGTCCGGTACGCACGGTTATGAGTGCCGTATCAGAATTGACGGCTCCTGTCTTCTCCTCAAGCACGTCCCTGGCGTTGACCAGGAGGTTGACCACGACCTGCTCCAACTGCTCCGGCGAGGCCATGACCGGCGGGGGAGACTGGGCCAGCTCCCAGCGCACGGTGATGCCATGGGCGTCGAACTGCTTGTTGAGCAGGGTGAAGGCCCGGTTGACGCAATCGTTGACGTTGACCCGCTCCAGCTGCCTGTCCGCCTTGCGGCCGAACTCCCGCATGTGGTTGATGATCCTGGTGGCCCTGTCCACATAGCTGTCCACCTCGCGGGCCAGGGTGGCGATGGTCTCGGCCGGGATGGTCTCGCCCGCATTGATCTTCTTGATGAAGAAGTTGCTGGCGGACTTGATGACCGTGAGCGGCTGGTTCAGCTCGTGGGCCACGCCCGTGGCCATTTCGCCCAGAGTGGCCATCTTCCCGGCATGAAAGAGCAGTTGCTCGGCCTCCAGCCTCTCGGTGATGTCCGTGGTGCTGATGAGCAGATACTCTGTGCTGGCATGAGCCGAGATGGCCTGCATGACATCCACGAAAAAGGCGGAGCCGTCGCTGCGAACGGACTTGACCTGGTTGATGGAGGTGAAGGCGCGCAGCTGCGCCTTGATCCGCTCCGCCTCGTCGGGGTGGATGACCGTGAGAAAGGACCGGCCGACAAGCTCTTCGGGCTCGTAGCCGTAAACCGACGAAGCCGTGGAGTTGCAGTCGATGATGTTGAGGGTGGTGTTATCCACCACAAAGATGGAGTTGGGCACGCTGTTGAAGATGGTGTGGTATTTCTTCTCCGACTCCCTGAGACGCTCCTCGAGCTTCTTGCGTTCGGTAATGTCCAGGCACATCTCCATGGCCTTGGTCACCCGGCCGTGTTCGTCGCGGATGGGTGCGGTATGGACAATCCAGTGGGAATAGGTTCCGTCGGGATTGCGTCTGCTCTCCTCGCTGCAATGGGCCAAACCGTTCTCAAAGGTCTTCTCCACAGGGCAATCCTCGCACCGCTCGTCGATACCCTTGTATGCCTGATAACAGAAGGCACCCGGAAACGGGCTGAACCGCTCTCGGGTCTCCTTGTTGTATTCAAGCAGCTTGTAGTCGCGATCCTGGACCGTGACCACGCAGGGGACGTTGTCGAAAAGCAGCTCGTATTCGAGCATCTTGGCATTGAGGGCCTGTTGTTTGGCGTGCAGGGCCCGGACCATGGCCGTGTGCGAACGGGCCAGCTCGCCCAGCTCGTCCTCTCGCCCGGCAATGGGCAGGTCCGCCCTCAAGGTGCGCCCCTCGGCGATGTCGCGGGAACTCTTGTTCAGCTGGGAAAGGGGCTTGGTGATGATCTGACGCAGCCCAAGGAAGATGCCTCCAGAGGTGATGATGAAGAAGATGGTCCCAAGGACGATAAGGCCGGTGCGGTAGTCCGCAACCATGATGTCCGTATCGTCGAAGGAGAAAACGAGTTCCATTGTCCCGAGAATGGACTTGTCCGGCGGATGAAAGTGGCACGGCCCGCCCGAACATTCGGTCGAATTCTCAATGGGCGTCTGTACGCTGAAAAGATGGGCCCCCTCCCCGGAGCGGATCTCGCGGATGCGTTCCTCCCTGGAGAGGGCGGTCTTGGGCGGCGTCCACGCATGGCAGGCTTGGCACAGGGAGCTGTCCTGACCGATAACCGTTTCTTTTTCATCGGGATTGTTGGAGAACTTTATCTCCCCTTCCTTGTTGATGACCCGGATGGAGGTGATGGGATTGATCTCCGCGACCTTGCGGATGATCTGGTCTATCTCGTGGCGGGAGTTGCGCAGCATGGCGTTGTGCAAACCCAGCTTGATGGTTCTGCTGACCATGTCGGCAGTGATGACGTGCTCTGAGAGGGTGTGGGTGTTGACGAAGCCGATGCTCAGGTGGATGAGGATCAGAGTGCCCGCCAGCATGATGCCGCCAGTGGCGACAATAATCTTGGCGATCAGGTTTTTCCTGATGATCATGATGAGCCTGAGCATCTTCCCTCGTCAACTCCGCTGCCGCCATCCGACAGATAAATTTGTGGTTTATAGGCAAAAAAATGAAACAAAACCAGCCGACGTGTCAAGGCAAATCGATTGCAGACCGCCGAGGTCGGAAATTGTCGAAACGAGCCCGGATACGGGGGCGGCCGCGTTCAGGGGGTGTCGCGGCGCTTCTGTGGCGGAGGGGCGTCCTGGGGCGATGCGGCCTGACGGGCGGCGTGAAAGGAGTAAATGCGGCGCAGGGTCGCGAAGGTCTCCACGCAATGGTAGAGGGCAAAGGCCGCGCAAAAAAGCGTGACCAGGTCCCTGTTGAAATGGAGCGAGGCGAGGTAAAGCAGATAAAAGACGTATTTGGAACGGACAAAGCGGCGCAGCTTCACGCCCAGCTCGTTGGCGTAGATGACCAGCCCGATAAAGGCCACGTAGGTGGCGGCGAAGAGGACCATGGCAGGCCCCCACGCCCCGATATGGTAGACGGCCGCGGCAGGCAGGACAATGACCCCGAGCTGGTCGGCCACAATGTCCACCAGCAGCCCGCCGGGGTGGGGCGTGCCGGTCCTGCGGGCCAGAGGCCCGTCCAGGCCGTCGCAGAGCACATACAAGGCCATGCCCACGAATGCCAGCCAGGCCAGGGAGGGAGGCGTCAGCCCGGCCAGCACAAGGAATCCGACTCCGGCCGCCGAAACCTGGTTGGGCGTGACCCGAAGCCGCGCCAGCAGCCCGACAACCGGCGAGAAAATCCGGTCGCGCATTCCCGCGAAGTCGCGCTGGCTGGCCCGTTCCTCAAAGTTGAAATAGTCCATGGCGTTGCCTGCCCGTTTGCCGTCGATCCCGCCGTCGGTGCGCCCGACAGCGGGCCACACCCTGTCACGGGATCGTGACCATTGCCAGAAGTGTCCGTCATGCCGGAATATTTGTCAAGAGTAGGGGACAGATGGTTTTGCGCGACGATGCGTGGATTGAGGCATCGAGTCCAAGCGGGAAAAAAATGAAAACCCCCGGGAAAAAACACCGTGTCGGCAATCCCTTGAGCTTCACCTTCTGGCACACATACCAGTTTAGCAGACTGTAAAAAAATGGAGGAGCGACGGCTCTTTCTTCTCTCTTGCTCCCCACCTGGGCCATCGCAGGATGGGACAACCACTTCCCACTATGGGTGCTGACCGGAAAACAGACGCCTTTCCCGCCCGCAGCCTCGCTGCGATCGCCCGCGTATCACCCCTCTGGTCAGGGTTTTTCGGCCCAGAGGATAAATACCGGGTTTTGGGCCTTGAAACGCAAATCGCCAGCCAGGGAATCGGTGGCCGAGGCCTGGAGCTGGGTGACGCCAAAGTGCCAGCCTAAGGCTTGGAAATGGTCTTTGGCCGTGTGCAGGGTGTCGAGAAGGATGCAGTGGATGACCATGCGGCCGCGGGGCTTGAGGCGCTCGCAGGCTATTTCAAGCAGGGCGGTGTCCTCGTTGGAAGGGCCGCCGAGACCACCGCCGATGAAAACGCGATCGGGCCGAGGCAGGCCCTTGAGGCAGTCGGGCATGGTGCCGAGAACGACATCGACCAGCCAGGCGCCGGTACGACGGATGTTTTCGCGGATCATGGCCGCACGGGTCTTGTGGCGCTCCACGGCGAAAACGCGGCCGCGCCGGGCCAGATGGGACGCCTCGATGGAGACCGAACCGCAACCCGCGCCCAGATCCCATATGGTGGATTCGGGCTCCACGTTGAGCAGGGCGAGGCCGGTGGCGCGTACCGGCAGCTTGGTGATGAGGTTCTTCTGATGCAGGTAGAAATGGTCGGGAATGCCGAGGGTCAACTCAATCTCGGGCGGGTAGAGCCGTTCGAGAATGACAAGATTGAGGTCTGAAAAGTCCATGCCCCAGGTCTCGGGCAGGGCCAGGGGACGGATGCGCTCCTGCAAAGTGCCCAGGTCTTCGAGCACGGTCATGGAAAAGCATTCGGCCCCGCGCTCGAGCAGGGCGCGGGCCACCTCGGCCGGGGTATTCTCCGCATCCGTGAACACGGCGATAAGATCGGCGCGGACCAGGGCGGCGTAGAGGGGCGAGAAGTCGTCGCGGCCGTGCAGGGAGACGAAATCCATCTCCTGCCAGGCCAAACCGAGACGGGCTGAAGCCAGCTGCACGGTGGAAAGATTGGGCTCCACGATCAGGTTTTCGCTGCCCAGCTCCTCGGCCAGCCGCTTGCCGATGCCGAAAAAGAGCGGGTCGCCGTCGCAGAGCACGACCACGACGCGGCCCTTGGACGCGGCCTTGCGGATGGTCTCGAGCACGGGCGCGAGGTGGCCGGTGATGGGCAGCCGCTCGGCCCCCTTGGGGATCAGATCGTCCGGGCAGGCGGCCAGGAGCCGCTTGCCACCCGCCACCAGATCGGCGCGGGCCAGCGCATCGCGGGCACGGGGAGGAAGCTGAAGCGATCCGGGGGCAAGCCCGATGACGTAAACAGGGTTTGTGGTCGGCATGGTCGCCAATGTATCCAAAATGCGGCCTGGGGGAAAGGGGAATGGACCGACCGTCACACTACCGTTTGACCGTCTGAAAAATTGTGCTATGGTCGGAGCAAATCAAGAAAGGTCAATGGGTTGTCACCGCGTCGCCAAGGAGGTTGCATGCGATTTTTTCTGGATACGGCCAATGTGGAGCAGATTCGCGAGGTGAAGGAACTGGGTCTGCTTGACGGCGTGACCACCAATCCGACCATCATGGCCCGCGAGGGGGGCGACTGGCGCACCCAGGCCGAGCGCATCTGCTCCCTGGTGGACGGCCCGGTGAGCCTCGAGGTGATCGCCACCACCCACGAGGAGATGATCAAGGAGGCCAAGGATCTGGTCTCCTTCGGCGAAAACGTGGTGGTCAAGATCCCGCTGATCGCCGAGGGGCTCAAGGCCATGCGCGAGCTTGCCGAGCGCGGCATCCGGGTCAACGCCACCCTGGTTTTCTCCCCGGCCCAGGCGCTGCTGGCGGCCAAGCTGGGCGCGGCCTACGTCTCGCCCTTCGTGGGGCGGCTGGACGGCCTCTCCCAGAGCGGCATGGAGTGCGTGGAGCAGATACGAACCATGTTCGACAACTACGACTTCAAGACCCAGATCCTGGTGGCCAGCGTACGCCACCCCCTGCATGTGCTGGACGCGGCCCTCATCGGCGCGGACGTGGTCACCCTGCCCTACGCCACCCTGACCCAGCTCATCCGCCACCCCCTGACCGACTCCGGCCTGGCCGCCTTCCTGTCCGACTGGGAGGCGTATCAGAAGGGGTAAGGGGGGAGGGCAGAAGCTTGGAACACTCGAGATTAGGTCGCCCCTAAAATTCTCCTATCCATCTGATCAGTTACTAGACTATTCCGAAGTTTCTGCGATGTGTCAGCGGGTACCAAAGAATTTGAGTAGGCGAGTTCAGCCGGGAATCTCCTTGAAGCTGAAGCGATTTGGCTTGAAAAGCGGCTTGTTACCCGTTATTTTCTTTTATCGTTTTTTATAAGGAAATCAAAGAAACTCTGGCGAACATGGTTCCAAAAGGCGAACTGCTTACCATGGAGGAGCTTTCTGGTGATCTGAAGATGAGCCGAAGCACGCTTTACCAAATGACCAAGAAAGGCGAGCTACCCGACTCCAAAATTAGAACACAATAACACTTCGGCCGAGACAGAATTGAGGCATTGATGGAATATTATTCTAATAGCCCAGAACACAAAGCAGGGACGAATATAAAATGAGCCAAAAGTTTCACGACAGAGGCGACCATATAATTTACCATGGTGACGCATTAGACGTGCTAAATTCGTCAATACCAACTGAGTCTGTTGATTTGATTTTTGCTGATCCGCCATACAACATCGGCAAGAGATTCTCTCAGTTTGAAGACTGTTGGCCTTCAGAAACTGAATACGTAGAGTGGTCTTACAAGTGGATCGATGAGTGCATTAGGATCCTTAAACCTTCAGGAACTATATACTTGATGACTAGCACTCAGGCGATGCCATATTTTGATCTTTATGTAAGAAGCAAGCTTTCAATTCTTAGCCGAATTGTTTGGTATTACGATAGCTCAGGAGTACAGGCAAAAAAGCATTATGGCTCTCTGTACGAGCCCATTTTGCATTGCGTGAAGGACAAAAAGTCCTATTGCTTTAATACCAATGAAATTCTCGTTGAAGCGAAGACTGGAGCAAAACGTAATTTAATCGATTATCGCGGAGTAGTTCCCAAGCCATATAACACTAAAAAAGTACCTGGTAATGTTTGGGAATTCCCAAGAGTGCGCTATCGTATGGATGAATACGAAAAGCACCCTTCTCAAAAGCCAGAAGCATTACTTGAAAGAATAATTCTGGCCAGCAGCAGAAAAGGCGATACTGTTCTTGATCCATTTTCCGGCACCTTCACAACCGGAATAGTCTCTAAAAAGCTGGGCCGGAAAAGCATCAGTATAGAGTCGCAGGAAGAATACGTAAAAATTGGCTTGCGGCGTGTTTTGGGCCATAAGGAATATCAAGGAGAACATCTCTCGTCCGTGACGAAAAACACAACAATGAAAAATGGGCGCAGCGCAAAGCATGGTGTAGAGATGGGAGATCTTTTCAATGTCAATTGTTAATCACGACTTCACGGACAGAATCATTGAAATCCTCAACCTCCATTCCGGCGGAAGCGGTAGATTGCTGCTGAAAAACTCCGAACTTATCCAGTACCTTAATATCAAGACCAAGGCTGCTAATCGTGGATCTAAATCACGGGCAGGGCTTGCAAACCATTACGCTATTTACGTACTGGTTGAGGATTATATCAACGGTGGATTTAACACTATCAATGGCTACGCAGATTACGATGGAGCAAAATTTTGTGATCTCTTTCGTCGCCAAAGAGAGCTACCCTTCGGTAGCAAATTACAAAACCATGCTTTAAACCATCGCCTCAATGAAGAGTTTAGGAAATACTTTCCTTCTTGTGAAAATCTCCCAATAATTAGAGACGTAGGAAGCAATAGATATTGGATAAACGAAAAGCTTCTTCTTGCTGATTTGAACGAGAGGCAGATTAATCTTGCTGTCCCCATCAAGGAGATTATTGAAGCCTATATAAAAGCACGTAAGAGTGCCTTTTCTGAATTTATGAATTACTGCCAAGAGATTGTTGACATTCAGGAAAACTCTCCAGAAAAGGCTATCGACTTCATAAAAGGGCTGTTCAGACCCAATGTTGATGCAAGGATTTTTGAAATTGCAAGTTTCGCAGTACTTAAGCAATATTATGCAGATCGGCGCATATACTGGGGATGGTCACCTGAAGAGTTAATTGAGGAGTCACTTGTCCTGTATAAAACCGGAAGAACAAATGCCAATGATGGCGGAATAGACTTCGTTATGCGTCCGCTTGGACGATTCTTTCAAGTCACTGAGACTGTTGATGCTGGTAAATATTTTTTGGACATTGACAAGGTTCAAAGATACCCCATCACATTTGTTGTGAAAACTAACGAATCTTGCGCCGAAATCCTAAAAAAAATTGAACTTCAAGCAGAGGCTAAATACCAAATAAAAGCGATTGTGAAAAAATACATCGAATCCGTTGAAGAAATTATTAACATTCCTCGATTAATGGCTATTTTTAAAAGCGTTCTCGGGTCAGGCAAAGGATCGAATGTTGTAGAGGAAATAATTCTTCAAAGCAGAGTCGAGTTTAATATTGAAGCTGAGGAGCAGGATGTCCTCACTTTTAAAAACGCTGACATGTAAGCACAAGAATTACTTCACCCCCCTTCGCCGCGTCTCACGCAGTGTCGATCTCCACCCCGACCGGGCAGTGGTCCGAGCCGGGCACTTCGGGCTCTATCCAGGCGCGTGTTACCTTGGGGCGCAGCTCCTCGGAGACGAAGAAGTAGTCGATGCGCCAGCCCGCGTTGTTCTGGCGGGCGTTGAAGCGGTAGGACCACCATGAGTAGTGGCCGGGGCCGTCCTCGAACAGGCGAAAGGTGTCCACATAACCGTGGGCGATGAAGCGGTCGATCCAGGCCCGCTCCTCGGGCAGGAAGCCGGAGCGCTCCGCATTGGCCTTGGGGTTCTTGAGGTCGATCTCGCAGTGGGCGGTGTTGAAGTCGCCGCCGACCACGATGGGTTTGGTCCTGCGCAGGGCCTCGGCATGGTCCAGGAAGGCGTCGTAGAAGCCCATCTTGAAGGCGAGACGATCGTCGCCCATCTGGCCGTTGGGGAAGTAGATGTTGAAGAGGTGGAACTCGGGATATTCCAGATGCAGCACACGCCCCTCGTCACGGAAGCGGGCGTCGGGCAGCCCGGTGGTCACGGCCAGGGGCTCGGGATTGGCGAAGCAGGCCACCCCGGAGTAGCCCTTTTTCTTCTTGGACCAGTTCCAGTAGTGGTTGGCGTAGGCGTCGGGCTCGCGTTCCCCGGGCGCGAGCTGGTCCGGGTGGACCTTGGTCTCCTGAAGCATGACAATATCGCCGCCGCAGCCGTCCAGCCAGTCGCGAAAGTTCTTCCTGAGCACAGCCCGGTAGCCGTTGACGTTCCAGGAGTAAAT
Coding sequences within:
- a CDS encoding PAS domain S-box protein translates to MLRLIMIIRKNLIAKIIVATGGIMLAGTLILIHLSIGFVNTHTLSEHVITADMVSRTIKLGLHNAMLRNSRHEIDQIIRKVAEINPITSIRVINKEGEIKFSNNPDEKETVIGQDSSLCQACHAWTPPKTALSREERIREIRSGEGAHLFSVQTPIENSTECSGGPCHFHPPDKSILGTMELVFSFDDTDIMVADYRTGLIVLGTIFFIITSGGIFLGLRQIITKPLSQLNKSSRDIAEGRTLRADLPIAGREDELGELARSHTAMVRALHAKQQALNAKMLEYELLFDNVPCVVTVQDRDYKLLEYNKETRERFSPFPGAFCYQAYKGIDERCEDCPVEKTFENGLAHCSEESRRNPDGTYSHWIVHTAPIRDEHGRVTKAMEMCLDITERKKLEERLRESEKKYHTIFNSVPNSIFVVDNTTLNIIDCNSTASSVYGYEPEELVGRSFLTVIHPDEAERIKAQLRAFTSINQVKSVRSDGSAFFVDVMQAISAHASTEYLLISTTDITERLEAEQLLFHAGKMATLGEMATGVAHELNQPLTVIKSASNFFIKKINAGETIPAETIATLAREVDSYVDRATRIINHMREFGRKADRQLERVNVNDCVNRAFTLLNKQFDAHGITVRWELAQSPPPVMASPEQLEQVVVNLLVNARDVLEEKTGAVNSDTALITVRTGRDQDRVFIQVEDNGGGIPEAIFSKIFDPFFTTKKVGKGTGLGLSISYGLVKNIGGAIHVDNGEAGARFTITLPVADS
- a CDS encoding CDP-alcohol phosphatidyltransferase family protein, whose protein sequence is MWPAVGRTDGGIDGKRAGNAMDYFNFEERASQRDFAGMRDRIFSPVVGLLARLRVTPNQVSAAGVGFLVLAGLTPPSLAWLAFVGMALYVLCDGLDGPLARRTGTPHPGGLLVDIVADQLGVIVLPAAAVYHIGAWGPAMVLFAATYVAFIGLVIYANELGVKLRRFVRSKYVFYLLYLASLHFNRDLVTLFCAAFALYHCVETFATLRRIYSFHAARQAASPQDAPPPQKRRDTP
- the cbiE gene encoding precorrin-6y C5,15-methyltransferase (decarboxylating) subunit CbiE, with the translated sequence MPTTNPVYVIGLAPGSLQLPPRARDALARADLVAGGKRLLAACPDDLIPKGAERLPITGHLAPVLETIRKAASKGRVVVVLCDGDPLFFGIGKRLAEELGSENLIVEPNLSTVQLASARLGLAWQEMDFVSLHGRDDFSPLYAALVRADLIAVFTDAENTPAEVARALLERGAECFSMTVLEDLGTLQERIRPLALPETWGMDFSDLNLVILERLYPPEIELTLGIPDHFYLHQKNLITKLPVRATGLALLNVEPESTIWDLGAGCGSVSIEASHLARRGRVFAVERHKTRAAMIRENIRRTGAWLVDVVLGTMPDCLKGLPRPDRVFIGGGLGGPSNEDTALLEIACERLKPRGRMVIHCILLDTLHTAKDHFQALGWHFGVTQLQASATDSLAGDLRFKAQNPVFILWAEKP
- the fsa gene encoding fructose-6-phosphate aldolase, with product MRFFLDTANVEQIREVKELGLLDGVTTNPTIMAREGGDWRTQAERICSLVDGPVSLEVIATTHEEMIKEAKDLVSFGENVVVKIPLIAEGLKAMRELAERGIRVNATLVFSPAQALLAAKLGAAYVSPFVGRLDGLSQSGMECVEQIRTMFDNYDFKTQILVASVRHPLHVLDAALIGADVVTLPYATLTQLIRHPLTDSGLAAFLSDWEAYQKG
- the yhdJ gene encoding adenine-specific DNA-methyltransferase codes for the protein MSQKFHDRGDHIIYHGDALDVLNSSIPTESVDLIFADPPYNIGKRFSQFEDCWPSETEYVEWSYKWIDECIRILKPSGTIYLMTSTQAMPYFDLYVRSKLSILSRIVWYYDSSGVQAKKHYGSLYEPILHCVKDKKSYCFNTNEILVEAKTGAKRNLIDYRGVVPKPYNTKKVPGNVWEFPRVRYRMDEYEKHPSQKPEALLERIILASSRKGDTVLDPFSGTFTTGIVSKKLGRKSISIESQEEYVKIGLRRVLGHKEYQGEHLSSVTKNTTMKNGRSAKHGVEMGDLFNVNC
- a CDS encoding restriction endonuclease, coding for MSIVNHDFTDRIIEILNLHSGGSGRLLLKNSELIQYLNIKTKAANRGSKSRAGLANHYAIYVLVEDYINGGFNTINGYADYDGAKFCDLFRRQRELPFGSKLQNHALNHRLNEEFRKYFPSCENLPIIRDVGSNRYWINEKLLLADLNERQINLAVPIKEIIEAYIKARKSAFSEFMNYCQEIVDIQENSPEKAIDFIKGLFRPNVDARIFEIASFAVLKQYYADRRIYWGWSPEELIEESLVLYKTGRTNANDGGIDFVMRPLGRFFQVTETVDAGKYFLDIDKVQRYPITFVVKTNESCAEILKKIELQAEAKYQIKAIVKKYIESVEEIINIPRLMAIFKSVLGSGKGSNVVEEIILQSRVEFNIEAEEQDVLTFKNADM
- a CDS encoding exodeoxyribonuclease III; translation: MIIYSWNVNGYRAVLRKNFRDWLDGCGGDIVMLQETKVHPDQLAPGEREPDAYANHYWNWSKKKKGYSGVACFANPEPLAVTTGLPDARFRDEGRVLHLEYPEFHLFNIYFPNGQMGDDRLAFKMGFYDAFLDHAEALRRTKPIVVGGDFNTAHCEIDLKNPKANAERSGFLPEERAWIDRFIAHGYVDTFRLFEDGPGHYSWWSYRFNARQNNAGWRIDYFFVSEELRPKVTRAWIEPEVPGSDHCPVGVEIDTA